Below is a window of Vicugna pacos chromosome 20, VicPac4, whole genome shotgun sequence DNA.
AATGTTATGAATGCCATAGTCAACTGGACTTTGAGAAACGGACTGAACAATCTCTGAACTTGGTCTTTCCAGTACTGTAGATTGGGAGATTCAAGATCTGCATGGTTTTATCCTTAAGTACTGGAAACGGGACTAATAGTATGCCCATCCCCACCATAAAATATGCCAGTCCAGTAATAAATTCTCTATCAGAGAAAAGCAGCACACCACTGGACTATTTCCTTTATCACTAATGTGCTTTGCCTCAAACTTTGTTGAGGACtactcaattttattttctaatgtcgCCCATGGTTCATCTGTTTTGCAGTTCCATAATACTGAaattgggtttaaaaaaaatgtagcatGGCATTTGAGAGCTGAAAAGGACCTACAATTCGTTTAAGGAGTAaacattaatttatatttcttctttagcTTAATACTGGATTTGTTTTAAGGCCCTGCTAGCTTTGCTTTACCTGTTTTCAGAACACTTCGAGctaagaatgttttcatctaaGTATCGTGTCTGATTACAAACTAAAACTAAAGCGGCATAAAGTGGAAGAATATAGACAACCCTAGCCTATATTCCACTTCATCTCTGgcattttccccaaagaaaataCCTCTCAGCTGTTGCTTCTGGTTGTGCTAATTTATTTTGAGAATGAATATTTGTTCAAGTCCAAGTGGACATTCATTTTTGGGTTTCTGTAGGTTACACTGCTGTTCTCAGTTTCCCAGGTGTTTTGTGTGTCTGCCTTGTGCTATTAATTTTCCCGTGGCCTTGTTCGTCAGATCCACAGAGGCAAAGGCAAGTGTTTTTCCTTGCTTCAGAATATGTGCTGTAATCACTATATCATCTCCAATTTTAGCAGGTGACATGTACcttaaaggaaacatttaaatttagttaacaaatagtttttaaaagaaaaaggtgtGTGCATCTCataacagcctttttttttttaaataacagcctTCTTATGTTACTTATTTCACTCCTTAATACTCCTAAATAGTTTGATATCAGTAAGCTTTCTGTCTTTCTAATTTGAATGGCTGGTCCTGAACACATTACAGCTTACCCATTTCTTATCCACACAAGTTTCTTTTCCCATAAATAGTGGGAGGGGTTTTCAACTGCCCGTCCCCCTTTTTCTTTACGTTTCCCATTTCATATGTATTTGGGGCTAGTGAATGATTTCCTCTAGCTTTCATTTAATTTGCTTAACTTCCTAGAAGTGATGTTTGGTGTTTATATCTTGTCATATCAATAATGCAGAATTTACTGAACTCTAAAATGACTTAACAGAAGAACTATAACATATTAGTATGAGGCCCTTTTGAAACTCAGGCAGTTCTTGATAGTGGCCAATACTTTGGCAACACTTACTTGGAAAGGCCAAAATTTTGTTTGGCTTATTAAAAATTCTTCAGCGTTGTAAAAGCAGCAGTATCTTAGAAGATCATGAAATGCAGTGCTAGGTTAGAAGATCTCTGCTCCTAAATAGAGGTTCTTAAGGCAAAGCAGAGTCATCAACTGGTCTTAACCGTCATCACATGGAGTAAGACAAGGACTGCTGAGTATGCCCCCCAGTGCCGTGAGCAGATCTTAATTTCAGAAGACCATTTGCATCTTGTCCTGTGATTTGCTTACTGCACCCTGAATTTTATTTCCATCATAAAGAGGCACTGAATGTTTCTTAAGTTAGCCTAAGAAAAAATCTGGATTGTTTAAAAACCTGAAAACTATTTCCATTGCCCTCACGTCACATAATGCTGGTTTCCCACCCTAACCCCAGTCTGCCCCTCTAACAAGTCATTTTTCTGTTGCTtaggtggaaaaagaaattgtcTTGAAACTAaacccctgggccctgcactctcctgagTGGGATGCTGGGAGCAGTACTAGTTGATGTGGGAACTGAATCTTTTACATCTGGAGGTGTTTGACCCCTGCAGGCCTTTTCACAACAGTGAGTGAAACCTGACATCTGGGGTTCTGCTCCCTGATCATGAGAGCATGTCTGTGCAATTACAGAAAAAGATGAAGGACTGGACATTGTGTTCACCTTGTTACAAGGTGATGACAATGTATACATGAAGGTTTTCCCaacttttctttgatttttattcaAGCTTTTCTCTATATGTTCTCAATACAGCTCTCATAAGACGTTTGTATAAGTGGCACTTTTAAGGAGTGTATGAAACAGCTGTAAGCCATGATTTGatgtgatgtgattttttttccccaccagtaTGCATATTAGAAGCTGAATGTTTGCCTTTTTGAATGTTTAGATCATTCCCCCTTTATTACTGATATATACTGTATTTGGAAATTAATTCCTCTAGTTCTAGATTCTAAAGCCATGGACTATTTTAAGGCAAATCTAGCTGTAGTTAAGGATGACTAGCTAAGGGTACCTCATGCTTTCTTTATGTTATAAACATAACATGGTCTCAGTTGCTTGAAATAAGTTATTTGGGGTACAGCTTGGATACATACGTTATGTTCATATCGACGCTGACTCCAGGTACTCCTCTCTCTGAGCATATCAGAGCAAATGTCGATATGCAATCCACTAGGGTGGCTGTCATGCCACCATGGAGAGTGCCCATTTTATTCGTGTGCTGCTCTTCCACTTTCATTTCACAGATCATTTTCCCAGGGACAGCAGAGACTAAATTCACCTATGtgtgaaaaaaagaatttgaacatTTCGTGGTGGTAGAAAAGCCCAAAACAGCCTATCATGAACTGTCACTGGATTATACTCTCAAAAAGTtgattgagaaattaaaaaagtTACCAATCTCTTTATGATAGAAATTAAGTCTAATGTAAATGGTTTTTAGAGAAAAGGGAATATTTAGGGAAAAATAGGAGTAGTTTTGTTAATCTGCACTCCTTTGCAGAAATCAAATATTCCATCTGAGCTTTTCAGCCTTAAGTACAACAACCTGGCATCTCTTAATGTCTCAGAAATTTTGCACCAGCAAAGTCAGCTGGTCCATGTGATCTGTCAACCAACTATAGGTTTAATCTGGATGCTTCCTAGTTTTTGCacagtgtaattttttaaatgacctcATAATGAAcagtttaaaacaattttaagaaaaaactggaagaaattcAGTAATTCAATGAGTTGCTAGAATTAATAAGCTTATACCACAAACCCactttaataaaaagtttaatagaatccATCAACGTTAAATagctgcttttatttattttaaatcactttaattttttaattttactttttaatggaggtactggggattgaacccaggacatcgtgcatgctaagcatgtattctaccactgagctatttccctccccactAAATTGCTGCTTTTGAGATCCTGTCCCATTTATAGtatcataatgaaaaagaattatatGAAAGATAAAATGTGGAacaatgaatttaaaattttaaatcaaacatctctaaaggaaacttacagaaaaataatagaaatgtgtTTCTTATATCCTATATAAAAGTACTAGGAAAAAACATCATAGATAATATTTAGAAGTTGGAACTGAGCTGTGGATGGAAAGTGCTGTGCCCAGCAGCAGTAATTCTCACCGTCACTAGAGGTGTTCAGGCAGAACATGGATGAATATTTGGCGTGTCTGTTGTGtttaggggagggagggatgtcgCAAGCATTAAATAGTTGGTTTGATCCCAGGTaactaccatttactgagcacttgcaatgtgctaggcactgtccCAAAGCCTTTCCACATACTGTATAATAAGGAAGGGATGGTTTCCATTTTATGGTAACTTAAACTCTGAGTGTTTTACTCTCAAGGTCACCCTGGATGTGACAGAACTGAGATTCAGATCTAGGTCTGTGCACCTCCAAGTCTCCCTGGTTGCTAACTGTAAAGTCTCTAGGTAAACAGAGGCCTTTACGCTCCCACCAGGAAGATGTTTTGGTATTTCACAAACCGTAACATTAATAGTTTGCTGTTATTTATCCCCTAGAAGACCCTGACTTAGAAATAGAACTGTATAATACGAACCATCCTAAATaatatgtcttgttttgcttaacAGGTAAGTCAAAAGAAGAATGTTAGAACAAGATCAAGTCTATTTATACAATAAATGATCTAGCCACAAGGTGTCCTCATAAACTGATAATACTCCCAAGCAGGCCCAAGGTATAAGTTCACCTTGTTGGGGCATTTATCCTAGTCTATCAAGCACTGCAAtgtaaagataaacaagattaagTCCCTGCTCTTAGGGGTTCCCAGTCTAAAGGGGGAGACAAATGTGCACACGGCAGTGGAGGGAGTTACTGCAGATGGGATAAATACCGGCTGCTGGAAGTAAGGATCTAACTTATCAAAGTGTATTTCCAGggaagagacattaggaaagacaTCCTGCGAAATGGCATTCGAGGCTTAAAGGATGGGCAGGAATTAGCCAGGTGAACATGGGGAAAAAGCCAGGCAGTTTAGGAAACAGAATCAAACAGGGAAGCCTTAGAGACACCCAAGGTAGTTAGTGTAATTTTAAGGTGTGGTGTGTTTAGCAGAGGTCAGTTCTTAAAGTTCCATTTGATTATCTAACTTTGGCTGGGACaacaaaagataaaacaaatgtcAACTGGATCTTCTACTGCAGAatgctgattttaatttttattttctccaactTGAAAAGCCAAAGGACATACTAACATACAAAACTGGCTTAAAATGTATATTGGACTAGAGATACTTTTGTTCTGGTAGCCTGATATGGCAGAGAAATACTTTTATGTGTTGTCACTCCTTGTCTCCCTAAATAAGCCAATGGACAATCACAATGAAGGTGTGTCCTACCTGACCAACCAGAACTCATCAGTCTTGTGGGGCAAAAAGCCAATGGAGAGCTAACCTCTCTTTGATGAAGaacaggggtggggagaggacactgtaaaaaaaaaaaagatctcagtCTCAATCAAGATACAGACTGTATCACGTTAACTGTGGCTTAGAGACCAAGCTCAGAAACGTACATGCATAGTCTTACATAAATTGAGACGTTGTCTCAATTCTCACAAATCTCTGAAGTACTGTTTTTATCTCCATTGGACCCAGGTGTCTCAGGCTTAACCACTATGCAAAACTGCCTCCCCTCCCATCTCACCTGGACTGCTGCAGACAACTAGGACCTCATTCATTGGTGTCTTCTGGGAAGGTGGGTGTGTAGCCTTTTATGATGCCGAGATAAGAAATACTGTTGCCATGGCCCCAGTAATACAGAGGATTGCCCAGGATGCTGCAGGTTGGGCGACTGAAGTAGATTGGCAAGAACGTTACTTTATGGCTCAGTCCAGTCTGACCCAATAAACTCCTTAGTTTAGCATAAAAATTCTCTTAAATGGACTCGCACACATACAATCATCTGCCCCTTTTCTACATGGCCTGTAGTGTGCCGTCTCGTCCCTGCACTTCATGCATTCACATGAATTTATGTGGTTCACACTGCCATAGCATTCCCTCTGTTGCCAAACTCAGGCTCAGATCCCATCAGAGACACTTCAGGTGACACACTCTCCCCCTTTCTTCACTTACCTTTTCAGTGGAGAATTGAGAAGGGAGGCCTAGTAATCAACAGCAGAGAAAGAGATGGTCCCTAATAGAAAGCTCTGTCCAGAACCCGGAGTTCTCTTTGGCCTTGACGTTTCCCATCTTTCTGGCCTTTGAGAGTCACCATCATCACTGGGGCTCCTGCTGACTGCTGAGCAGCCAGCACCCTGCCTCTGCTAACGATTCAGTAAGGGTGTCTGTCTGGAATGGGCCTCAAGGGGTGTGGCATGTGGTGTGAGAAAACCTGCGTGTATATAAAAATGTGAGTCAACCAAGGAGGCTGAATAGGAGAGACCATACGTGTGCACAGGAGCACAGAGAACAGACAATATTAGTGGATGAGAATTTTGTGTTTGTGAAGGAGGCTGTTTTCACAGCAATTTGCCCTGGTTTGCAATTTGGCTGATTTCATATGTGCCACAATACAGATACCAGAAGGAACTATGTCTGAGGACAGTGTATAAATACACCTGCATGTAAACAGGAAAGGAGGTAAAGAGTAAGAGAGAAGGTGGCAGTGTGATGGGGTGGCATCCATGGTGCCTAGAATAATGCCTAGCACCAGCAGgcactgtttgttgaatgagtgaatgaatacattCAAATCTGAAGGTCAGCTAAGAGCATTCTCTAACAATATGCCCAACAGTTAGTAGCTTCAGCGACTGACTGAACAAACTATAGGGAGTATCTTCTATGAAAGAAAGGCATTCAGCTAGGCACTGTCCAGTAGGCACTGACAAATGCTTATTAAACTCCTGCTGTGGACGTGCTCTCAGAGAGCTCTCAGTGTGGAGAGGGAAGGCAGAAAACTCACTAGATACATCATAGTAAGTTCTATGGCAAAAGCTAGCCAAGGAGCAGAGGAATACACTTGGAGATGCCAGGGGAGGCTTTCCAAGGACAGTGGGTGCTATTTGAAAAGGACACTGAAAGATAAGAGTGAAAATGGGGGCCAACTGGGTCAAGAGCAGAGGATCCCAAAACAGGGAGTGTACAAAGCAGTAGAAGCTTTACGAGAAGgccaaaaataacaaatgttagcaaACGAGCGCCATGGGAGTCAAAACAAAGGCCTAGGGAAGAGCAAAGaggaatttaattaaatattccCTTAAGATTTAGCCAACTAAAGTAGCATTCTACTCTTGTCCATTggagtggtggtgatggtgagagATGTGCTAAGAAGGAATATACGCAATCACTGTATTTTTCCCTGAAGGCTGGTAAATGGCAGATTTTACTGAATCATTCTGGGATGCATATAAAGGTGGATGAAGGCCTCTATCACATTAATCACATTGGCAAGATTTCTCTCAATTACAGCTTCTCTTCTGCCTTGAACCTGGAAAAGAGGGGCGAGTAGGGAAGGACCTTCCTTACAACCTACAGACTGAGGAATGTCTAGTCACTCCTCCAGACTTTCTCTGAAGGGAAAGCACAAACTTGTGTAGAATTTTTGCAGCTGATCTAGTTTGGAATGTAGTACCTGAATATAGAGTCATTCCCGGGAAGGAATGATGCCCTACGGGAATGTAACTATGGTGAGCCAGTTATGATTAAGCCACAAATCAAACAGCAACAAAGAAGTTTAAATAATCTGTTCACTGAGAAACAGTATTCCAGAAATTTCTGCGGATCCTACACTGCTTTTGTTTAGTGTTCTGTTCTTAATCTTTAAAATGCATACATTCAATTTCTATTAAAGCTCTTAGTAACATCCTGAGGTCTTCACAAACCTCAGGACTTAAAAGGCTACTTAGATAAGTGGTATAACatttcagtggcatttatttcAGAGGCTGTACATAGAACGAAACCTTAACTATCTTCCACGGCAGAAGAATCATTTCCTTTGAAAGGATTGTCATCATTTCCCTTGAATTGGTCATTCATTTACCACTGCAAAAActattaattttctaaaatatttagttGCTCTGAGTTGATGCCACATCCTTTCCCCCTCTATATCAGTAATTCTTGACTTGAGTTCATTATTTCACTAATTATATCTTGATTCTTTAAATCCTATCTCTGATCCATCTAAAACTGCCATGTTCCTTCTCTTTATTGGGTtttcaattacaaaaataaaatcattcattttatatgaataaataaatcaaagagTATAAGATGCAGTTTCCAAAACCTACTACCCCTTCAGTGCTGTATATCATTCAATATGATTCTCTAGGCTTATTCAAACATGTACAATATAgagtttttccctttctttttataaGATTACAAAAATGGGATCATATTATGCATATTTGCAAATTTCAGTTCTCTTCCCAGTATACCACAGCCATTCCTCTAGCTCAATTCATATAGatcacttatttttttatttttaacttaattttatttatttttattttgggggggaaggtaattaggttttttgcttatttattttaatggaggtactggggattgaacccagggccttttacatactaagcatgtgctctaccacttgggctatccccccacccccatataGATCTCTTTTAATAGCTTTGTGGTATTCTCTAGTGTTGAATATATTAGATTTATTAAACTATTGCTTGGTATACAGGTCCTTTCCATATTTTTCTTTACCATTACAAATAAAGGTGCTTTTATTTGTATAGGAGAAATTGCCAAAACTAGATAGCTGGGTAAAAGAGTATGTAAATTTTTAACAAATCTGCCAGATTACTTCTGGAAAGCAAAGAGTAAATGCCTCATTCCCTTATTCCTCATCAGTAATGTGTATTATTACTCAATTTTTACAATATGATGGGCACAATCTGATGGTATCTTATGGTTTATGTTTGCATCAGCCAGACTATCAGTGCTCctgattatatttctttttctgtgaacagCCTGATACATCCTTTGTGCCCACTTACATATTAGACTGTCTCTACAGCTCTTCTTACCATATCAGATTTTAACACCTAGTCATAGAGTGAAAATCTTTTCCTAATTATTGTATTTTGacttttattgtatcttttgcCATAAAAAGATGAGTTCACGTTCATGAAGTGCACAGTGCCCAACACATAATAAGTGCtagggaaactttaaaaaatataaatgatcaataaaaattgtaattttataaAGCCATATATAACATGTTATTGAATGGCATGCTCCTATGTTAATTAGCAAATCATTTTTCAAGACATGACTCCTTCATGTGACAAAGGTGTGGTTTATACTTATAAAGAACAAGAGGGCAGCAACTTAATCAAGTTTTGACTGAGAACAAAGCAAATGATTAAGAGGATGGCTTATGTCCAAATTTCCAAACCTCAGCACTGTTGACCTTTGTACTGGATGATTCTCTGTtgtggggacagagggagggaaacTGTGCACCCTGGCTTCTACCTCCTAGATGCCAGCAGCGCTATT
It encodes the following:
- the ACOT13 gene encoding acyl-coenzyme A thioesterase 13, whose translation is MRELLGTVAAGAREGGSEVAAGPEGRKPFARSVLVSLCELLGFSALPRIILAWGLGAGVRSTMSCKGKNMMEMMKFLSSHRDFDRVLDKVNLVSAVPGKMICEMKVEEQHTNKMGTLHGGMTATLVDCISTFALICSERGVPGVSVDMNITYMSPAKIGDDIVITAHILKQGKTLAFASVDLTNKATGKLIAQGRHTKHLGN